Proteins encoded in a region of the Saccharothrix ecbatanensis genome:
- a CDS encoding GUN4 domain-containing protein, producing MSLVERFVVGVDIQSFSSRVARRQVVLQTGLDRMLDEAAWSAGLSRELWTRHPGGDGEVAVLPADVDLLAVVRRFITELDIRLTDHNDDHDPGARIRLRVAMHIDVVTRPGPLGYAGPALTVLQRLLDSEPVRDALAAAPEANLAQIISDSLYRKAVLPELGGLRPRQFRQVRVDLPAKEFHETAYLFVPGESPAPRAERPDGRPQDLSAAWSPLPGFPFVMPALRTERRPPKPRPQRLTFGKESAAGAVEVVEPVEPTPVDLGPGVRQAMREVREALARGEVDLADVLTTRTLLVAVGRDGKGWLRESDGPLLADALLTELDLAWSEFSGGAWGFRAQRARVRGLTLTGPREFRELSVALGWRAEKTETIPLYREFVRRASADASFYPTLRNPERENYPSWHDEWSPTVMAVHVRLQQWER from the coding sequence GTGTCACTTGTTGAGCGATTCGTCGTCGGCGTCGACATCCAGAGCTTCTCCTCCAGGGTGGCCCGCCGGCAGGTCGTGCTCCAGACCGGACTCGACCGGATGCTCGACGAGGCCGCGTGGAGTGCGGGGCTCAGCCGCGAGCTGTGGACGCGGCACCCTGGAGGGGACGGCGAGGTCGCAGTGCTGCCCGCCGACGTGGACCTCCTGGCGGTGGTGCGGCGGTTCATCACCGAACTCGACATCAGGCTCACCGACCACAACGACGACCACGACCCGGGGGCGCGCATCCGGCTGCGGGTGGCGATGCACATCGACGTGGTGACCCGACCCGGTCCGCTCGGCTACGCCGGGCCGGCCCTGACCGTGCTCCAGCGCCTGCTCGACTCCGAGCCGGTCCGGGACGCGCTGGCAGCGGCCCCGGAGGCCAACCTCGCACAGATCATCTCGGACTCCCTCTACCGCAAGGCCGTGCTCCCCGAACTCGGCGGGCTGCGACCACGGCAGTTCCGGCAAGTGCGGGTGGACCTGCCGGCCAAGGAGTTCCACGAGACGGCCTACCTGTTCGTGCCCGGTGAGTCGCCCGCACCGCGGGCCGAGCGGCCGGACGGGCGGCCCCAGGACCTGAGTGCGGCGTGGTCGCCCCTGCCCGGCTTCCCCTTCGTGATGCCCGCGCTGCGCACCGAACGGCGACCACCCAAGCCCCGCCCGCAGCGCTTGACGTTCGGCAAGGAGTCGGCGGCCGGTGCGGTGGAGGTGGTCGAGCCGGTCGAGCCGACACCGGTCGACCTCGGTCCCGGGGTGCGCCAAGCGATGCGTGAAGTGCGGGAAGCGCTCGCGCGGGGTGAGGTCGACCTCGCGGACGTCCTGACCACGCGGACGCTGCTCGTGGCGGTGGGACGCGACGGCAAGGGGTGGCTGCGCGAATCGGACGGGCCGCTGTTGGCCGACGCGCTGCTGACCGAACTGGACCTGGCGTGGTCGGAGTTCTCCGGCGGCGCGTGGGGGTTCCGTGCCCAGCGCGCCCGTGTCCGCGGGTTGACGCTGACCGGGCCGCGCGAGTTCCGGGAACTGTCGGTCGCACTGGGGTGGCGCGCCGAGAAAACCGAGACGATTCCGCTGTACCGGGAATTCGTCAGGAGGGCGAGCGCGGACGCTTCGTTCTACCCGACCTTGCGCAATCCCGAGCGGGAAAATTATCCGAGCTGGCACGACGAGTGGTCGCCGACGGTCATGGCCGTGCACGTCCGGCTGCAGCAGTGGGAGCGGTGA
- a CDS encoding NUDIX hydrolase, translated as MTSSGVAMTFLVLLGLAVLIGPWTLGTANRLDRLHVRTDAAWAALDAALARRAVVTRAVAAVCGKPDLRAAADRAERSPRADREAAENRLSALLEGLDRSVLKPELAAELSDAEQRVVLARRVHNDAVRDTLSLRRRRSVRWLRLAGTAPTPSYFEIAEPGVDSEASPLTRRVSARVVLLDAEDRVLMFEGFDPTRPDELFWFTVGGGVEPGEDIRTAAVRELFEETGVRLAREDLVGPLWKRHAVFAFDGLSYAAAEWFFAARVTGVDVDTSRFDDIERQTIRRHRWWSAEELASTDETVYPVQLAEVLPGALSEWDGTTRSVR; from the coding sequence GTGACCAGTTCCGGCGTCGCGATGACGTTCCTGGTGCTGTTGGGGTTGGCGGTGCTGATCGGCCCGTGGACGCTCGGCACGGCGAACCGGCTGGACCGGCTGCACGTGCGCACGGACGCGGCCTGGGCGGCTCTGGACGCGGCCCTGGCGCGGCGTGCGGTGGTGACGCGGGCGGTGGCGGCGGTGTGCGGCAAACCGGACCTGCGCGCGGCGGCGGACCGGGCGGAACGGTCGCCGCGGGCCGATCGCGAGGCGGCGGAGAACCGGCTGTCTGCGTTGCTGGAAGGGCTGGACCGTTCGGTGCTCAAACCCGAGCTGGCGGCCGAGTTGTCGGACGCCGAGCAGCGGGTGGTGCTGGCCCGGCGGGTGCACAACGACGCGGTGCGGGACACGTTGTCGTTGAGGCGACGGAGGTCCGTGCGGTGGCTGCGGCTCGCGGGCACCGCGCCCACGCCGTCGTACTTCGAGATCGCCGAGCCCGGGGTGGATTCCGAGGCGTCCCCGTTGACGCGACGCGTGTCGGCGCGGGTCGTGCTGCTGGACGCCGAGGACCGGGTGCTGATGTTCGAGGGCTTCGACCCGACCCGGCCGGACGAGCTGTTCTGGTTCACCGTCGGCGGCGGGGTGGAGCCGGGGGAGGACATCCGGACGGCGGCGGTGCGGGAGCTGTTCGAGGAGACCGGCGTGCGGCTGGCCCGGGAGGACCTGGTCGGTCCGCTGTGGAAGCGGCACGCGGTGTTCGCGTTCGACGGCCTGAGCTACGCGGCGGCCGAGTGGTTCTTCGCCGCGCGGGTGACCGGGGTCGACGTGGACACCTCGCGGTTCGACGACATCGAGCGGCAGACCATCCGCCGGCACCGGTGGTGGTCGGCGGAGGAGCTGGCGTCGACCGACGAGACCGTGTACCCGGTGCAGCTGGCCGAAGTGCTGCCCGGCGCATTGTCCGAATGGGACGGCACGACGCGTTCGGTGCGGTGA
- a CDS encoding glycosyltransferase family 4 protein, translating into MKVGIVCPYSFEVPGGVQAHVLDLARALRGLGHEVEVLAPADDDTPVPEFVTSAGRSVGIPYNGSVARLSFGPVSFTRVRRWIAEHDFDVLHLHEPTAPSLSMLALMVADGPIVATFHTSTPRSKMLSAFQAVLQPFLEKITARIAVSALARRVQVEHLGGDAVEIPNGVDVGFFADAKPLDGYPRPGGTVGFVGRFTEPRKGMPVLLDAFRALDEPDVRLLIVGRGDEDELRKQAGPELASRMVFLGMVDDETKARALRSVDVYCAPNTGGESFGIILTEAMSAGAVVLSSDLDAFRRVLDDGKAGVLTPVGDPDALAAALRELLADPVRRADYVAAARQRVMMFDWSVVAAQVVRVYESAMAADPRRVAEA; encoded by the coding sequence GTGAAGGTCGGCATCGTCTGCCCGTACTCCTTCGAGGTGCCCGGAGGCGTGCAGGCCCACGTGCTCGACCTGGCGCGCGCGCTGCGCGGTCTCGGGCACGAGGTCGAGGTGCTGGCGCCCGCGGACGACGACACGCCGGTGCCGGAGTTCGTCACGTCCGCCGGCCGCTCGGTCGGCATCCCGTACAACGGGTCGGTGGCGCGGCTGTCGTTCGGGCCGGTGTCGTTCACCCGGGTCCGGCGGTGGATCGCCGAGCACGATTTCGACGTGCTGCACCTGCACGAGCCCACCGCGCCGTCGTTGTCGATGCTGGCGCTGATGGTCGCGGACGGGCCGATCGTGGCCACCTTCCACACGTCCACGCCGCGCTCGAAGATGCTGTCCGCGTTCCAGGCGGTGCTCCAGCCGTTCCTGGAGAAGATCACCGCCCGGATCGCGGTGTCGGCGCTGGCGCGGCGGGTGCAGGTGGAACACCTCGGCGGTGACGCCGTGGAGATCCCGAACGGCGTGGACGTCGGGTTCTTCGCCGACGCGAAGCCGTTGGACGGCTACCCGCGTCCCGGCGGCACGGTCGGTTTCGTCGGCCGGTTCACCGAGCCGCGCAAGGGCATGCCGGTGCTGCTCGACGCGTTCCGCGCGCTGGACGAGCCGGACGTGCGACTGCTGATCGTCGGACGTGGTGACGAAGACGAGCTGCGCAAGCAGGCGGGGCCGGAGCTGGCGTCGCGGATGGTGTTCCTCGGCATGGTGGACGACGAGACGAAAGCGCGCGCTCTGCGCAGCGTGGACGTCTACTGCGCGCCCAACACCGGTGGCGAGAGCTTCGGGATCATCCTGACCGAGGCGATGTCCGCGGGCGCGGTGGTGCTGTCGAGCGACCTGGACGCGTTCCGGCGGGTGCTGGACGACGGCAAGGCCGGTGTGCTGACCCCGGTCGGCGACCCGGACGCGTTGGCGGCGGCGTTGCGGGAGCTGCTGGCCGATCCGGTGCGGCGGGCGGACTACGTGGCCGCGGCGCGGCAGCGGGTGATGATGTTCGACTGGTCGGTGGTGGCGGCGCAGGTGGTGCGGGTCTACGAGAGCGCCATGGCCGCCGATCCGCGACGGGTGGCCGAGGCGTGA
- a CDS encoding phosphatidylinositol mannoside acyltransferase: MKGGLADLGYAAGWRLVRLLPESWARPLFDLVADRAARRGGDGVRQLRANLRRVVPQAGEAELDELVRLALRSYARYWREAFRLPSLDLKAAYAECDRTMTGVENLDAALAEGRGAVIALPHCGNWDMAGVWLVGHCGTFTTVAERLKPESLYRRFIAFRESLGFEVVPLTGGDRNPAIVLTERLRANKVVCLLADRDLTAGGVPVTFFGERTLMPAGPAHLAATTGAALIPAGLWFTEDGWVIRLHPPIRVQGTAGVPAATQQLADVFAADIAAHPTDWHMMQQLWLADLPESRQKALRRVLARRGETA; encoded by the coding sequence ATCAAGGGCGGCTTGGCCGACCTCGGCTACGCGGCCGGGTGGCGCCTGGTGCGGCTGCTGCCGGAGAGCTGGGCCCGCCCGCTGTTCGACCTCGTCGCCGACCGGGCCGCGAGACGTGGCGGCGACGGCGTCCGGCAGCTGCGGGCGAACCTGCGCCGGGTGGTGCCGCAGGCCGGCGAGGCCGAGCTGGACGAGCTGGTCCGCCTGGCGCTGCGCTCGTACGCGCGGTACTGGCGCGAGGCGTTCCGGCTGCCGTCGCTGGACCTCAAGGCTGCCTACGCCGAGTGCGACCGGACGATGACCGGCGTGGAGAACCTGGACGCGGCGCTGGCCGAGGGCCGGGGCGCGGTGATCGCCCTGCCGCACTGCGGCAACTGGGACATGGCGGGCGTCTGGCTGGTCGGCCACTGCGGCACGTTCACCACCGTCGCCGAACGGCTCAAGCCCGAATCGCTGTACCGCCGGTTCATCGCGTTCCGGGAAAGCCTGGGCTTCGAGGTGGTCCCGCTGACCGGGGGCGACCGCAACCCGGCGATCGTGCTCACCGAACGCCTGCGCGCCAACAAGGTCGTCTGCCTGCTGGCCGACCGCGACCTCACCGCGGGCGGTGTGCCGGTGACGTTCTTCGGCGAGCGCACGCTGATGCCGGCCGGTCCCGCGCACCTGGCCGCGACGACCGGCGCGGCGCTGATCCCGGCGGGCCTGTGGTTCACCGAGGACGGCTGGGTCATCCGGCTGCACCCGCCGATCAGGGTCCAGGGGACGGCGGGCGTGCCGGCCGCGACCCAGCAGCTGGCGGACGTGTTCGCGGCCGACATCGCCGCGCACCCCACCGACTGGCACATGATGCAGCAGCTGTGGCTGGCCGACCTGCCGGAGAGCAGGCAGAAGGCGCTGCGCCGGGTGCTGGCCCGCCGGGGGGAAACGGCGTGA
- the pgsA gene encoding phosphatidylinositol phosphate synthase — MLNIFARASVSRVTDPIGAWLLRRGLTPNSVTVLGTVGSVATSLWFIPRGELFVGTVLVTVFVLLDLIDGAMARAQGGGTRFGAVLDASCDRIADGALFAAIAWWAFGEGEQGLAAATLVSLVGAQVTSYVKARAEASGLSADGGIAERAERFIIALVGIGLHGLGVPYVLPVALYLLAALVTITVVQRILAVSRAAKELGT, encoded by the coding sequence ATGCTGAACATCTTCGCCCGCGCGTCCGTCTCCCGCGTCACCGATCCGATCGGGGCGTGGCTGCTGCGGCGCGGCCTCACCCCGAACTCCGTCACGGTGCTCGGCACCGTCGGCTCCGTCGCCACGTCGCTGTGGTTCATCCCGCGCGGCGAGCTGTTCGTCGGCACCGTGCTGGTCACGGTTTTCGTGCTGCTGGACCTGATCGACGGCGCGATGGCCCGTGCCCAGGGCGGCGGCACGAGGTTCGGCGCCGTGCTGGACGCGAGCTGCGACCGGATCGCGGACGGCGCGCTGTTCGCCGCCATCGCCTGGTGGGCGTTCGGCGAGGGCGAGCAGGGCCTGGCGGCGGCGACCCTCGTGTCACTGGTGGGCGCCCAGGTCACCTCGTACGTCAAGGCGCGCGCCGAGGCGTCCGGGCTGTCCGCCGACGGCGGGATCGCCGAACGCGCCGAACGGTTCATCATCGCGCTGGTCGGCATCGGCCTGCACGGGCTCGGCGTGCCCTACGTCCTGCCCGTGGCGCTGTACCTGCTGGCGGCGCTGGTCACGATCACCGTGGTGCAGCGCATCCTGGCCGTGAGCCGCGCCGCGAAGGAGCTCGGGACGTGA
- a CDS encoding helix-turn-helix domain-containing protein: MTAPERSRLARERLSRELRRLRTEAKMTGTATARATGMSQSKLSKIENGMLLPSVTDVERLVAELSATRETRVELVELARQLHAEAETRRVVLHRGAHRHQQTVARIEARATTSRFFQNAGVPALLQSENYLRVVLNATPSHEQDTAIATLRTRRARMDDPGKRFVFLLAESALRWRMGSADLMCEQIDHLLDTSRRPNVQLGVVPWTVDANLVALHGFQVYDERVVTLSVLTGNATITDPHDVREYLALFGRLERLAVRGDALDDLLAQISRDHRKLG; encoded by the coding sequence ATGACCGCACCTGAGCGTTCGCGGCTGGCCCGAGAACGGCTCTCGCGCGAGTTACGAAGGCTGCGCACCGAGGCCAAGATGACCGGGACGGCCACGGCGCGCGCTACCGGGATGAGCCAGTCCAAGCTGTCGAAGATCGAGAACGGCATGCTCCTCCCGTCCGTGACCGACGTGGAGCGCCTGGTGGCGGAGTTGTCCGCGACCAGGGAGACCAGGGTCGAGCTGGTCGAGTTGGCCCGCCAGCTGCACGCCGAGGCGGAGACCCGCCGAGTGGTGCTGCACCGCGGGGCACACCGGCACCAGCAGACCGTGGCACGTATCGAGGCCCGCGCCACCACCAGCCGCTTCTTCCAGAACGCGGGTGTGCCCGCGCTGTTGCAGAGCGAGAACTACCTCAGGGTCGTGCTCAACGCCACGCCCTCGCACGAGCAGGACACCGCGATAGCCACCCTGCGCACCCGCAGGGCCCGGATGGACGATCCGGGAAAGCGCTTCGTCTTCCTGCTCGCGGAGAGCGCCTTGCGCTGGCGGATGGGCTCGGCCGACCTGATGTGCGAGCAGATCGACCACCTGCTCGACACCAGCCGAAGACCCAATGTGCAGCTCGGCGTGGTGCCGTGGACGGTGGACGCCAACCTGGTGGCGCTGCACGGGTTCCAGGTGTACGACGAACGGGTGGTGACGCTGAGCGTGCTGACCGGCAACGCGACCATCACCGACCCGCACGACGTGCGCGAGTACCTGGCTCTGTTCGGCAGGCTCGAACGGCTGGCGGTGCGCGGCGACGCGCTGGACGACCTGCTCGCGCAGATCTCCAGGGACCACCGCAAGCTCGGCTGA
- a CDS encoding zf-HC2 domain-containing protein: MSSPVDPYRDWGAAYVMGALSPGERREFEGHVPGCQECSGDVASFAGVPGILSAVPRDRALDLLGPAAAEEPPPDLLAGLAVVERVRRRRSRVWLAAALVGAALLGAAGAMTLGPAGRHTSADPDPSPSSVRDVTTSPTAVTTSPTAPDVIMSQTLPSPVTASVQLLDEPWGTRIEVLCSYRVPSDGPRPPVFAYALHVLVSGGTSVRVATWTAGPGSTTRPIATTELQRSDITGVEIRLLPDDLVILSVGF; the protein is encoded by the coding sequence GTGAGCTCGCCAGTCGATCCGTACCGGGACTGGGGTGCCGCGTACGTCATGGGTGCGCTGTCTCCCGGTGAGCGCCGGGAGTTCGAGGGACACGTGCCCGGGTGCCAGGAGTGCTCGGGTGACGTGGCCTCCTTCGCGGGCGTCCCCGGCATCCTCTCCGCCGTGCCCCGTGACCGGGCGCTCGACCTGCTGGGGCCCGCGGCGGCGGAGGAGCCGCCCCCGGACCTGCTGGCCGGGCTGGCGGTGGTCGAGCGGGTCAGGCGGAGGCGGTCCAGGGTGTGGCTGGCCGCCGCGCTGGTCGGTGCGGCGTTGTTGGGGGCGGCGGGCGCGATGACGCTGGGTCCGGCCGGCCGCCACACCTCGGCGGACCCGGACCCGTCGCCGTCGTCCGTGCGGGACGTGACGACGAGCCCGACGGCGGTGACGACGAGCCCGACCGCGCCGGACGTGATCATGAGCCAGACCCTGCCCAGCCCCGTCACGGCCAGCGTCCAGCTGCTGGACGAGCCGTGGGGCACCCGGATCGAGGTGCTGTGCTCCTACCGCGTGCCGTCGGACGGCCCGCGGCCGCCCGTCTTCGCCTACGCCCTGCACGTGCTGGTGTCGGGTGGCACGTCGGTGCGCGTGGCGACCTGGACCGCGGGGCCCGGTTCCACCACCCGGCCCATCGCGACGACCGAGCTGCAACGGTCCGACATCACCGGTGTGGAGATCAGGTTGCTGCCGGACGACCTGGTGATCCTGAGCGTCGGGTTCTGA